From the genome of Nicotiana sylvestris chromosome 2, ASM39365v2, whole genome shotgun sequence, one region includes:
- the LOC138882388 gene encoding protein ALP1-like encodes MTPLAFTDLCEMLVREGDLRPTLQATVEEQVAKTLYLLAHNTTNRELAFIFRRSRESNCIGAIDGTHIRVKVSQREAPRYRGRKDYPTQNVLAACTFDLKFTYVLAGWEGTASDSRIMKEALNRQDPLKLPEGKYYLVDAGLMLRSGLITPHRGERYHLKEYSRNPRELFNLRHASLRNAIERAFGVLKKRFPIISSSTEPSYGVETQKLIIFSCCILHNYLRGADPNDELLAQVDAELMNDNDMHEEPPNPRESSEEFRKGELIRDGIAADMWANYQV; translated from the exons ATGACCCCTTTAGCTTTTACCGATTTATGTGAGATGTTAGTTAGAGAGGGTGATCTTAGACCAACACTTCAAGCTACAGTTGAAGAGCAAGTTGCAAAAACACTTTACCTGTTAGCGCATAATACGACAAATCGCGAGTTAGCTTTTATCTTTCGACGATCTAGGGAGTCG AATTGTATTGGTGCAATTGATGGAACACATATACGTGTTAAAGTTTCACAACGTGAAGCACCTAGATACCGTGGAAGAAAAGATTATCCAACACAAAATGTATTGGCTGCATGCACATTTGATTTAAAATTCACATATGTGTTAGCTGGTTGGGAAGGGACGGCATCTGATTCAAGAATCATGAAAGAAGCGTTAAATAGACAAGATCCGCTAAAACTTCCAGAAg GAAAATACTACCTTGTTGATGCTGGATTGATGTTGAGAAGTGGACTTATTACGCCTCATCGTGGGGAGCGATATCACTTGAAAGAGTATTCAAGAAATCCTCGTGAATTATTTAATCTGCGACACGCATCTTTGCGTAATGCTATTGAACGAGCTTTTGGAGTTCTTAAAAAGAGATTTCCTATAATTTCTAGTTCAACTGAACCGTCATATGGTGTTGAAACTCAAAAGCTTATTATTTTTTCATGTTGTATTTTGCACAACTACTTAAGAGGTGCAGATCCAAATGATGAGTTACTTGCACAAGTTGATGCGGAGCTTATGAATGATAATGATATGCATGAAGAACCACCAAATCCTAGGGAAAGTAGTGAGGAGTTTAGAAAGGGGGAGTTGATTAGAGATGGCATAGCAGCTGACATGTGGGCTAATTATCAAGTTTAA
- the LOC104235232 gene encoding glycine-rich RNA-binding protein 3, mitochondrial-like — protein sequence MAFFNRVGSILKQSVSKHSNLELSASNASLFQAIRSMSSSKLFVGGLSYGTDESSLKEAFSQYGDVIEARVIMDRDTGRSRGFGFISFPSSEEAASALQAMDGQDLHGRRIRVNYATEKRRAGFGGGYGGGGGGFNYGGEGGNFAGGGGYAASNYGGGGGGYGNSSGFNYVGEGGNSAGAGGYPTNNYGGGFSGGNTSAGGYGSYGGGSNYGNDNSSPAEGGVGYGSANYGNTPNSNYSGPGNSFSGGYDGGNNGNGFGESPGASFNGGQEQVSVDQGTQSINEDIGQETSEGNYRDDDDEPKDFANTRG from the exons ATGGCTTTTTTCAATAGAGTTGGGAGTATTCTTAAACAGAGTGTAAGCAAACACTCAAACTTGGAACTCTCTGCCTCAAATGCGTCGCTTTTCCAGGCAATAAGAAGCATGTCTTCGTCTAAGCTTTTTGTTGGGG GTCTCTCATATGGCACTGATGAGAGCTCTCTGAAGGAGGCATTTTCCCAATACGGTGATGTGATCGAAG CTAGAGTTATTATGGATCGTGATACTGGGAGGTCCAGAGGTTTTGGTTTTATCAGTTTTCCATCAAGTGAAGAAGCAGCAAGTGCATTgcaggccatggatggccag GATCTTCATGGAAGACGGATAAGGGTGAATTATGCAACAGAAAAGCGTCGTGCTGGATTTGGAGGTGGCTACGGTGGAGGTGGTGGTGGCTTTAACTACGGTGGTGAAGGTGGAAATTTTGCAGGTGGCGGAGGTTATGCAGCCAGCAATTATGGAGGCGGAGGAGGTGGCTATGGTAACAGTAGTGGCTTTAACTACGTTGGGGAAGGTGGAAATTCTGCAGGTGCTGGAGGTTACCCAACCAACAATTATGGTGGTGGATTTTCTGGTGGTAACACTTCTGCTGGTGGATACGGTAGCTATGGAGGTGGCAGTAACTATGGAAATGACAACAGTTCCCCTGCTGAGGGAGGCGTGGGGTATGGCAGTGCTAACTATGGAAACACTCCGAACAGCAATTATTCCGGTCCAGGCAATAGCTTTTCAGGTGGTTATGACGGTGGAAACAATGGAAATGGCTTTGGTGAGAGCCCCGGAGCATCATTTAATGGAGGTCAAGAACAGGTCAGTGTAGATCAAGGGACTCAATCTATAAATGAAGATATTGGACAGGAGACATCAGAAGGAAATTACagggatgatgatgatgagccaAAGGATTTCGCCAACACCAGGGGTTGA
- the LOC104235233 gene encoding exocyst complex component EXO70E2-like — translation MGDCETLVPLMEEEENLIAAAQNIVKALGSNRTLTDDARKILADLGTQLSSITRVSETQDEDSGDQTEEQFIELEEQLNLVQTKVMNWEVGQSMIWDCGQEEAYEYLRYVDQARKLIERLEGLNVDKGSREDELLRKAHDLLQTAMNRLEEEFTHLLVQNRQPFEPEHMSFRSSEDDTLDDGSIVSFGDDSVEDVVQRDSMSRSFEEYIIELVHPDVIPDLRCIANLMFDSNYGRECSQAFINVRKDALDDCLFILEVEKLSIEDVLKMEWNSLNSKIRRWIRAMKIFVRIYLASEKWISDQIFSELEGVSSVCFAEASKASIVQLLNFGEAIAIGPHQPEKLIRILDMYELLADLIPDIDAMYSDEAGLCVRTECQDILRSLGDCAKATFLEFENAVASSISANPFPGGGIHHLTRYVMNYMKTLIDYSKTLDELLKGYEKEDSAAILPHMTPDREEDNTDRRCNISPLAQHFRSFTSILECNLEDKSKLYKDDSLGHLFLMNNIHYMAEKVKNSNLRTILGDDWIRKHNWKFQHHAMSYERATWSSILSLLRDEGLQNPGSNSISRTLLKERLLSFYLAFEDVYKSQTGWSIPDSQLREDLRISTSLKVIQAYRTFVGRHTNHISDKHIKYTADDLENFLLDLFEGSPRSLHGSHRK, via the coding sequence ATGGGAGACTGTGAAACTCTAGTCCCCTTAATGGAAGAGGAAGAAAACCTAATAGCTGCTGCTCAGAACATTGTAAAAGCGTTAGGGTCAAATCGGACTTTAACCGATGATGCTAGAAAAATTCTGGCTGATTTAGGCACCCAATTGTCTTCCATAACTAGAGTGAGTGAAACCCAAGATGAGGATTCTGGTGATCAAACTGAGGAGCAGTTTATTGAGTTGGAGGAGCAGCTTAACTTAGTTCAGACTAAGGTCATGAATTGGGAGGTGGGTCAGTCAATGATTTGGGATTGTGGCCAAGAAGAAGCATATGAGTATTTGAGGTATGTAGATCAAGCTCGAAAATTGATCGAGAGATTGGAGGGTTTGAATGTGGATAAAGGTAGTAGAGAAGACGAGCTTTTGCGCAAGGCTCATGATCTTCTTCAAACAGCAATGAATCGGCTTGAGGAGGAGTTTACTCATTTGCTTGTTCAGAACAGGCAGCCTTTTGAGCCTGAGCATATGTCTTTTCGTTCAAGCGAGGATGATACATTAGATGATGGCTCTATTGTGTCTTTTGGGGATGACTCGGTTGAGGATGTGGTTCAAAGAGATAGCATGAGTAGGAGCTTTGAGGAGTACATCATCGAACTCGTGCATCCGGATGTTATTCCTGACTTAAGATGCATTGCCAATTTGATGTTCGATTCAAATTATGGCCGGGAGTGTTCTCAGGCATTTATCAATGTCCGAAAAGATGCCTTGGACGATTGCCTCTTCATCCTTGAAGTTGAGAAGTTGAGCATCGAGGATGTATTGAAGATGGAATGGAACTCGTTGAACTCCAAAATCAGGAGGTGGATACGGGCTATGAAGATATTCGTGCGCATTTATCTTGCCAGTGAAAAGTGGATAAGTGATCAGATTTTTAGCGAGCTGGAAGGAGTTAGTTCAGTTTGCTTTGCTGAGGCCTCGAAAGCTTCAATCGTACAGCTTCTGAACTTTGGTGAAGCCATAGCTATTGGCCCTCATCAACCGGAGAAGTTGATTCGGATTCTTGACATGTATGAGCTGCTCGCAGATCTTATCCCAGATATTGACGCTATGTACTCTGATGAGGCGGGGTTATGTGTTAGAACAGAATGCCAGGACATCCTTAGAAGTTTGGGCGATTGCGCAAAGGCAACCTTTctggaatttgaaaatgctgTTGCTTCCAGCATATCGGCCAACCCTTTCCCGGGTGGTGGAATACACCATCTAACGAGGTACGTTATGAACTACATGAAAACTCTTATCGATTATAGCAAAACGCTTGATGAGCTTCTGAAGGGATACGAGAAGGAAGATTCAGCGGCCATTTTACCACACATGACACCCGATAGAGAAGAAGATAACACGGACAGACGCTGTAATATATCTCCACTGGCTCAACATTTTCGATCCTTCACTTCAATTTTGGAATGCAACCTTGAGGATAAGTCCAAGTTATACAAGGATGACTCACTAGGTCACCTTTTCTTAATGAACAATATTCATTACATGGCTGAAAAGGTGAAGAATTCTAATCTAAGAACAATACTTGGCGATGATTGGATTCGCAAACATAATTGGAAATTCCAACACCATGCAATGAGCTACGAGAGAGCTACATGGAGCTCTATACTCTCTTTACTCAGAGATGAAGGGCTACAGAATCCAGGCTCAAATTCTATCTCGAGAACTCTTCTCAAGGAGAGACTACTCAGCTTTTATCTCGCATTTGAGGATGTTTACAAGAGCCAGACAGGATGGTCGATCCCAGATAGTCAACTTCGTGAAGATCTTCGAATATCAACATCACTCAAGGTTATTCAGGCATACAGGACATTTGTTGGAAGACACACAAACCATATAAGTGATAAACACATAAAGTATACTGCGGACGATTTGGAGAACTTCCTTTTGGATCTTTTTGAGGGATCTCCAAGATCGTTGCATGGTTCCCACAGGAAGTGA